The following proteins come from a genomic window of Planctomycetota bacterium:
- a CDS encoding VWA domain-containing protein, with product MIFLAPWFLLGTLAAAIPLLLHLRRSRQRKKIVFSTTRFFDEQFLRSARRARVQDRLLMFLRMALLILFALALAQPLLRIPGLSGIFGSGKRTVAIVLDDSASMAAGDARGSQLDRAKAAAKQLVDDLSTLRGDRVTIVLAGRRAAGPTVLFDPPTSDLEQARQAIAQVTLSDLATDVQGALDKAGEVLGTASGQQEIDVISDLADAALPAATPLDPGPTRGLMMVSTQPAQSPANVSVDAVQYSSPRPLLGVPFTFRALVNTDGDPMTVNVNLIIDDKIVATRSVELAAGQRQMVRFVHRFADGGWHTGRIEVDGASLTHPDALDADNRRYFALFVNDRIRIGVMNGAASEIASADELFFFRAALGAGANETPVTIDTLDASRLDADKLAAYPMLILANVSALSPAALAAIEHAVDGGTNLLITLGDRVDMDAYNAMIGPARLHGGLLPGRLTQRLDDPTRGGFVAWVDPSHPAMAGFDAGELGRLASIKFDKRFALEPGGASVLMETDGGDALMTEKAFGRGRVMMFVSTLDRDWNNLPLEPLFVPWVYRVVSYLSEPPVGRSGFFATGDTVQLPRSIASQQSPLITTPGGRPAYADAAMRFSQTDRAGVYTVRDAGAPASAPPLYAFAVNMPHDESRLSYLNKAAVGERVDPAAAWVYIDQPESIAQAARAARQGWGLWDALLVIALMVGLFEPALANWLSRRREAAEANPLSRRDAIGDGAPAAKEAA from the coding sequence ATGATCTTCCTCGCCCCCTGGTTCCTGCTCGGCACGCTCGCGGCGGCGATCCCGCTGCTGCTTCATCTGCGCCGCAGCCGACAGAGAAAGAAGATCGTCTTCTCCACCACGCGCTTCTTCGACGAGCAGTTTCTGCGAAGCGCCCGGCGCGCCCGCGTGCAGGATCGACTGCTCATGTTCCTTCGCATGGCGCTGCTCATCCTGTTCGCGCTGGCGCTGGCGCAGCCGCTGCTGCGCATTCCGGGATTGTCGGGCATTTTCGGCTCGGGCAAGCGCACCGTCGCCATCGTGCTCGACGACTCGGCGTCGATGGCCGCCGGCGACGCGCGCGGGTCGCAGCTCGACCGCGCCAAGGCGGCGGCAAAACAGCTAGTCGATGATCTGTCGACCTTGCGCGGCGATCGTGTGACGATCGTGCTCGCCGGTCGCCGCGCCGCCGGGCCGACCGTGCTGTTCGACCCGCCGACGAGTGATCTGGAGCAGGCGCGGCAGGCGATCGCGCAGGTGACGCTCAGCGATCTGGCAACGGATGTGCAAGGAGCGCTCGACAAGGCCGGCGAAGTGCTCGGCACCGCGTCGGGCCAGCAGGAAATCGACGTCATCAGCGACCTCGCCGACGCCGCATTGCCCGCCGCAACCCCGCTCGATCCGGGCCCGACGCGCGGGCTCATGATGGTCTCGACCCAGCCCGCCCAATCGCCCGCCAACGTGTCCGTCGACGCCGTGCAGTACAGCTCGCCGCGCCCGCTGCTCGGCGTCCCGTTCACCTTCCGCGCCCTCGTCAACACCGACGGCGACCCGATGACCGTCAACGTCAACCTCATCATCGACGACAAGATCGTCGCCACACGCTCCGTCGAACTCGCGGCCGGTCAGCGCCAGATGGTCCGCTTCGTGCATCGCTTCGCCGACGGCGGATGGCACACGGGGCGCATCGAAGTCGACGGCGCGTCGCTGACGCATCCCGATGCGCTCGACGCCGACAACCGCCGGTACTTCGCGCTCTTTGTCAATGACCGCATCCGCATCGGCGTCATGAACGGCGCCGCGTCGGAAATCGCCTCGGCCGACGAATTGTTCTTCTTCCGCGCAGCCCTCGGGGCCGGGGCGAACGAAACGCCGGTCACTATCGATACGCTCGATGCGAGCCGCCTCGATGCCGACAAGCTCGCGGCGTATCCGATGTTGATCCTGGCCAATGTGTCGGCGCTTTCGCCCGCGGCGCTGGCGGCGATCGAACATGCGGTCGACGGCGGAACGAATCTGCTCATCACGCTCGGCGACCGCGTGGACATGGACGCCTACAACGCCATGATCGGCCCGGCTCGTCTGCACGGGGGATTGTTGCCGGGCCGACTCACGCAGCGGCTCGACGATCCGACGCGCGGCGGGTTCGTCGCATGGGTCGATCCGTCGCATCCGGCGATGGCGGGCTTCGACGCAGGCGAACTCGGTCGTCTCGCGTCAATTAAGTTCGACAAGCGCTTCGCTCTCGAGCCGGGTGGCGCATCGGTGCTGATGGAGACGGATGGGGGCGACGCTTTGATGACGGAGAAAGCATTCGGGCGCGGGCGGGTGATGATGTTCGTTTCGACGCTCGACCGTGACTGGAACAATCTCCCGCTCGAGCCGCTGTTTGTGCCGTGGGTGTATCGGGTGGTGAGTTATCTGTCGGAGCCGCCGGTGGGGCGGAGCGGCTTTTTCGCCACGGGCGACACGGTGCAGTTGCCCCGGTCGATCGCGTCGCAACAGTCGCCGTTGATCACGACGCCCGGCGGAAGGCCCGCGTATGCGGATGCGGCGATGCGCTTTTCACAGACGGATCGGGCGGGTGTGTACACGGTGCGCGATGCGGGAGCGCCGGCGAGTGCGCCGCCGCTGTACGCTTTCGCGGTGAACATGCCGCACGACGAGTCGCGGCTTTCGTATTTAAACAAGGCGGCGGTGGGCGAGCGGGTCGACCCGGCCGCGGCGTGGGTGTACATCGATCAACCCGAAAGCATCGCGCAGGCGGCACGGGCGGCGCGGCAGGGTTGGGGGCTTTGGGATGCGCTGCTGGTCATCGCGCTTATGGTTGGTTTGTTCGAGCCGGCGCTGGCGAACTGGCTCAGCCGGCGTCGCGAGGCGGCGGAGGCAAATCCCTTGTCGCGCCGCGATGCGATCGGCGACGGCGCCCCGGCGGCGAAGGAGGCGGCGTGA
- a CDS encoding DUF58 domain-containing protein, with protein sequence MTTFPGQSSRFLDPAALAKLRNMSLAARLVVEGLYSGQHRSPHRGFSVEFAEHRQYTPGDEPRYLDWKLAARRDRLYVKQFEEQTNLRCYILLDASKSMTYQSAGPMSKLDYARYCAASLAYLMQTQHDAFGLIVHDDKTRLNIPPRQGHRHLAAVTEALEAVEPAGETDLPAVFHELAETLKRRALVIVLSDLFSGSAPPEALLDAFGHFRHRKHEVIVLQMLDRDELTFPFVDAGQIEDIETGRIISADAEAVKRHYLAELTRYLDAIRTGLTARQIGYALADTSQPFDTFLARYLSQRQAASRVRMT encoded by the coding sequence ATGACGACGTTTCCCGGACAGTCGAGCCGCTTTCTCGATCCGGCGGCGCTGGCGAAGCTCAGGAACATGAGTCTCGCCGCCCGGCTGGTCGTCGAAGGTCTGTACTCGGGTCAGCATCGTTCGCCGCACCGCGGGTTCAGCGTCGAGTTCGCCGAGCATCGCCAGTACACGCCCGGCGACGAGCCGCGTTATCTCGACTGGAAGCTCGCCGCCCGGCGCGATCGGCTCTACGTCAAGCAATTCGAGGAGCAGACCAATCTCCGCTGCTACATCTTGCTTGACGCCAGCAAGTCGATGACCTACCAGTCCGCCGGCCCGATGAGCAAGCTCGACTACGCCCGGTACTGCGCCGCATCGCTGGCGTATCTGATGCAGACCCAGCACGACGCGTTCGGCCTGATCGTCCACGATGACAAAACCCGCCTCAACATCCCCCCGCGGCAGGGCCACCGTCATCTCGCCGCCGTCACCGAAGCGCTCGAAGCCGTCGAACCCGCCGGCGAAACCGATCTGCCCGCCGTGTTTCACGAGCTGGCCGAGACGCTCAAGCGGCGGGCGCTGGTGATCGTGCTCAGCGATCTTTTCAGCGGGTCCGCGCCGCCGGAAGCGCTGCTCGATGCGTTCGGGCATTTTCGTCATCGCAAGCATGAGGTCATCGTGCTTCAGATGCTCGACCGCGATGAGCTGACGTTTCCATTCGTCGATGCCGGTCAGATCGAGGACATCGAAACCGGGCGGATCATCAGCGCCGACGCCGAGGCGGTGAAGCGGCACTACCTCGCCGAGCTGACGCGCTATCTGGATGCGATCCGCACTGGCTTGACCGCGCGGCAGATCGGGTATGCGCTCGCCGACACGTCGCAGCCGTTCGACACGTTCCTGGCCCGGTACCTGTCGCAGCGGCAGGCGGCAAGCCGCGTGAGGATGACGTAA